In a genomic window of Corynebacterium coyleae:
- a CDS encoding putative glycolipid-binding domain-containing protein, which produces MERTYTWQHVDNPLIQNEARVQFHQTGLTASGTQVGEGYKAAWDLRAVENWVTQNVVANVVGEGWERHLKLTRSEEGEWKSTTKESGTQPDHLPSPGLVQPADLETAVDCDLGLCPLTNTMPIRRLGLLEENVPKTPLIMAWIDMPSLQVIASDQYYSSIDSHKVRYASGTRGVDVELEVDEDGVVVYYPDMARRI; this is translated from the coding sequence ATGGAACGGACTTACACATGGCAGCATGTAGACAACCCCTTAATCCAGAACGAAGCAAGGGTGCAGTTCCACCAAACTGGCTTGACGGCTAGCGGTACCCAGGTCGGGGAAGGTTACAAAGCCGCCTGGGATCTGAGGGCTGTAGAAAACTGGGTAACTCAAAACGTGGTGGCCAACGTCGTGGGCGAAGGTTGGGAGCGTCACCTTAAGCTCACACGGTCCGAAGAAGGCGAGTGGAAATCGACTACTAAAGAATCAGGCACCCAGCCGGACCACCTCCCGTCACCGGGTCTTGTACAACCAGCTGATCTGGAAACTGCAGTGGACTGTGACCTGGGTCTATGCCCCTTGACAAACACGATGCCCATTCGGCGCCTCGGGTTGCTCGAAGAGAATGTCCCCAAGACTCCGCTCATCATGGCCTGGATCGATATGCCCTCTCTCCAGGTAATCGCCTCGGATCAGTACTACAGTTCAATCGACTCACACAAAGTTCGCTACGCAAGCGGAACACGAGGAGTCGATGTAGAGCTCGAAGTCGACGAAGATGGGGTTGTCGTCTACTACCCCGACATGGCGCGACGCATTTAA
- the arfB gene encoding alternative ribosome rescue aminoacyl-tRNA hydrolase ArfB, giving the protein MNDLTIAPGPGIPGGVVIAAADLTERFAKSSGPGGQGVNTTDSKVQLSLDIAACASLTDAQRRRILRNLEHRLDGTVLTVAASSQRSQVRNRAEARERLAALLREALAPPPPPRRKTKPTRGSVRRRREAKMRRSELKSMRKRPQIP; this is encoded by the coding sequence ATGAACGACCTGACCATCGCGCCCGGCCCGGGGATCCCCGGCGGCGTGGTCATCGCGGCCGCCGACCTGACGGAGCGGTTCGCAAAGTCGTCGGGGCCGGGCGGCCAGGGCGTCAATACCACCGACAGCAAGGTACAGCTTTCCCTCGACATCGCCGCATGCGCATCGCTTACCGACGCCCAACGTCGCCGCATCTTGCGCAACCTCGAGCATCGCCTAGACGGCACCGTCCTCACCGTGGCAGCGTCGTCCCAGCGGTCACAGGTCCGCAACCGTGCCGAGGCGCGCGAGCGGTTGGCCGCCCTGCTGCGCGAGGCGCTCGCCCCGCCGCCTCCCCCGCGGCGCAAGACGAAGCCGACCAGGGGCTCGGTGCGGCGCCGTCGAGAAGCGAAGATGCGTCGCTCGGAGCTGAAGTCCATGAGGAAGCGGCCCCAGATTCCTTAG
- a CDS encoding type II toxin-antitoxin system RelE family toxin, whose amino-acid sequence MNAAAGEYKVEFTARARKQLKKMDRFDARIIATWIKDNLEGCTNPRAFGKGLIANRSGEWRYRVGTYRILALINEGTITIEVLSIGHRREIYRDF is encoded by the coding sequence ATGAACGCAGCGGCAGGAGAGTACAAGGTCGAATTCACAGCCCGCGCCCGCAAACAGTTGAAGAAGATGGACCGCTTCGACGCGCGGATCATCGCCACCTGGATCAAAGACAACTTGGAAGGTTGCACCAACCCACGAGCATTTGGGAAAGGGCTCATCGCGAATCGGTCCGGCGAGTGGCGCTACCGCGTCGGCACATACCGAATCCTCGCTCTCATCAACGAAGGCACAATCACAATCGAAGTGCTTTCAATCGGTCATCGCCGCGAGATCTATCGCGATTTTTAG
- the relB gene encoding type II toxin-antitoxin system RelB family antitoxin: MATMTIRMDDNDAELVRKYARFEGVTISDFARDAILEKIEDAHDLQELRDAIAHDTGERYSLDEILADLDQ, from the coding sequence ATGGCAACGATGACAATCCGGATGGATGACAATGATGCCGAGCTAGTGCGCAAGTACGCGCGCTTCGAGGGCGTAACTATTTCCGACTTCGCCCGCGATGCGATCTTGGAGAAAATTGAGGATGCGCACGATTTACAGGAGCTTCGCGACGCAATCGCTCACGACACCGGCGAGCGCTACAGTCTCGACGAAATTCTGGCCGACCTCGATCAGTAG
- a CDS encoding FUSC family protein translates to MGPARRDHIPAFRTALGVAIPMFTLLALGRLDLAIYANFGAFTGVYGRHATREVRLKHHMLAGTALTLMVTLGATIAWFDVSPWILLIVTSIASSVWATIALATDMKPTGSVFVIFAVAAVGSLSNPVHPLLAFAIAGGAALVCLILGQFSHLIGEGPGGDAKESEIPARAPDAGRVPSRRLAVEANRFFFAPLLAGTLGLISVTLFDPLSHSYWAMVAAAAPLVNSRFKVQYFRAIERVLGTLTGIAVTGFLLSHHPQGWQIVVWIVILQYLTEMYVTRNYTIAASFITPTALLMVQVVDAAPVVPMLLARTAETMLGAVAALAIIAVGYVRKYPTVVLPRKVS, encoded by the coding sequence ATGGGACCTGCACGACGCGACCATATCCCCGCCTTCCGCACCGCGCTCGGCGTGGCCATCCCCATGTTTACCCTGCTGGCGCTCGGGCGGCTCGACCTTGCCATCTACGCAAACTTCGGCGCTTTTACCGGCGTGTACGGCCGCCATGCCACCCGCGAGGTCCGTCTGAAGCACCACATGCTTGCCGGCACCGCACTGACCTTGATGGTCACCCTCGGCGCCACCATCGCGTGGTTTGATGTCAGCCCCTGGATCCTGCTGATTGTCACCTCCATCGCTTCATCAGTATGGGCGACGATCGCCTTGGCCACCGATATGAAACCGACCGGCTCCGTGTTCGTCATCTTTGCTGTCGCCGCCGTCGGTTCATTGAGCAACCCGGTGCATCCGTTGCTCGCCTTCGCCATCGCAGGAGGAGCCGCGCTGGTATGCCTCATCTTGGGCCAGTTTTCCCACCTCATCGGCGAAGGCCCTGGCGGCGATGCGAAGGAAAGCGAGATCCCCGCCCGAGCCCCCGACGCAGGCCGGGTGCCAAGCCGCCGCCTTGCGGTCGAGGCAAACCGGTTCTTCTTCGCCCCGCTGCTCGCTGGAACCTTAGGCCTGATTTCGGTGACGCTTTTCGACCCCCTCTCCCACTCCTACTGGGCCATGGTCGCCGCGGCCGCTCCCCTAGTGAACTCCCGGTTTAAGGTGCAGTACTTCCGTGCCATCGAGCGCGTCCTTGGCACCCTGACCGGTATCGCTGTGACCGGCTTCCTGCTGTCGCATCACCCGCAGGGCTGGCAGATTGTGGTGTGGATCGTCATCCTGCAGTACCTGACCGAGATGTACGTGACCCGCAACTACACCATCGCCGCCAGCTTCATCACCCCGACCGCGCTTTTGATGGTGCAAGTTGTCGACGCCGCCCCAGTCGTCCCAATGCTGCTCGCCCGCACCGCAGAAACCATGCTCGGCGCGGTGGCTGCTTTGGCGATCATCGCGGTGGGATACGTGCGCAAGTACCCCACCGTGGTGCTGCCGCGGAAGGTGAGTTAG
- the aac(3)-XI gene encoding aminoglycoside N-acetyltransferase AAC(3)-XI: MTTTNEIRVAEVADAGVVAKLLRDFNTEFDTPVPEGLEERFAQIIARDDAFVLLAGDIGFAYLTLRPSPYYDGPVAMLDELYVAPAHRNRGVGTALLQRVFEEIRKRNAGELQINVDEVDTDARRFYERHGLTNIEYGSRMLLYIREL, encoded by the coding sequence ATGACTACAACCAACGAGATCAGGGTCGCGGAGGTAGCGGACGCGGGGGTCGTCGCAAAGCTATTGCGCGATTTCAACACAGAGTTTGATACTCCGGTTCCCGAAGGCCTTGAGGAGCGGTTTGCGCAGATCATCGCGCGCGACGACGCCTTCGTTCTCCTCGCTGGCGACATTGGTTTCGCCTACCTCACCCTGCGCCCGAGCCCGTATTACGACGGTCCGGTGGCGATGCTCGACGAGCTCTACGTCGCCCCCGCTCACCGAAATCGCGGGGTCGGCACGGCACTGCTGCAACGGGTCTTCGAGGAGATCCGCAAGCGCAACGCCGGCGAATTACAAATCAACGTCGACGAGGTAGACACCGACGCCCGCCGCTTTTACGAGCGCCACGGCCTGACCAACATCGAGTACGGCTCCCGCATGCTGCTCTACATCCGTGAGCTTTAG
- a CDS encoding sensor histidine kinase, protein MRLSLRARITVMFVATVLGMGLALIGLVYAYLKLTPVPVTATFPTVEDGVIIDGAVPITSEILRRVLLASLSVLALLTLLAGVIGWFVAGLVIKPLRDIADDAATVTRGDLSARITHHGPDDEVGELADALNVMLDELAGAVERQRRFASNASHELKTPIATIQTMADVALTGDDGGLRPTLTRVREVNARSADTVAALLQLANVDVRDRQRLDLAELCREVCADRNVPADAVPVTVDASPTLTRQAVDNLVRNALTHGNNPALTLRKVGNFAEVTVESGGETYSAAEVATWTEPFARAERTAGAGHGLGLALVDAIANAHGGSLVLAPRAGGGLVAKLSLPA, encoded by the coding sequence ATGAGGCTGAGTTTGCGGGCCCGCATCACGGTGATGTTCGTGGCCACGGTGCTTGGGATGGGGTTGGCTCTGATCGGGCTAGTGTATGCCTACCTGAAGCTCACCCCGGTGCCGGTAACGGCCACCTTCCCCACGGTGGAGGACGGTGTCATCATCGACGGTGCCGTGCCGATCACCAGCGAGATCCTGCGCCGCGTCCTCCTCGCCTCCCTGTCGGTACTTGCCCTGTTGACCCTGCTTGCGGGTGTGATCGGCTGGTTCGTGGCAGGCCTGGTGATCAAACCTCTTCGCGACATTGCCGACGACGCCGCCACCGTCACCCGCGGCGACCTCTCAGCCCGCATCACCCACCATGGTCCCGACGACGAGGTCGGCGAACTCGCAGACGCGCTCAACGTCATGCTCGACGAGCTGGCTGGCGCAGTGGAGCGCCAGCGCCGGTTCGCCTCCAACGCCTCCCATGAGTTGAAGACTCCGATCGCAACCATCCAGACCATGGCAGACGTGGCCCTGACCGGCGACGACGGCGGGCTGCGTCCCACGCTAACCCGCGTGCGCGAGGTCAACGCCCGCAGCGCCGACACCGTCGCCGCCTTGCTGCAACTGGCCAACGTGGACGTGCGCGACCGGCAGCGCCTCGACCTGGCAGAACTGTGCCGCGAGGTGTGCGCCGACCGCAACGTCCCCGCCGACGCCGTGCCCGTGACCGTGGACGCCTCCCCCACCCTGACCCGCCAGGCGGTGGACAACCTGGTGCGCAACGCACTCACCCACGGCAACAACCCCGCGCTCACCCTGCGCAAGGTGGGCAACTTCGCTGAGGTCACCGTGGAATCCGGCGGCGAGACCTACTCCGCGGCCGAGGTTGCAACCTGGACCGAACCATTCGCGCGCGCCGAACGCACCGCAGGCGCCGGCCACGGGCTCGGGCTGGCACTCGTCGATGCGATCGCAAACGCCCACGGCGGATCCCTGGTGCTTGCGCCGCGGGCCGGTGGTGGGCTCGTCGCAAAGCTATCGCTTCCCGCCTAA
- a CDS encoding response regulator transcription factor: MTIRVLVVDDEAYLADAIATALNNANMQATAVYDGVEARSRIDDTRPDVVVLDRDLPGLHGDEVCRWVVDTHPATRVIMLTASGSLDDRLEGFGLGADDYLPKPFEVPELIARVNALAKRNAPARGEVYRCGDVRLDTFRREVTRGGETVPLSPKEFAVLEVLMEADGGVISAEDLLAEAWDENADPFTNSPRVTVSHLRKKLGEPRIVHTVAGAGYYVAEEER, encoded by the coding sequence ATGACAATTCGGGTACTTGTGGTCGACGACGAAGCCTATCTCGCCGACGCCATCGCCACCGCACTCAACAACGCGAATATGCAGGCCACCGCCGTGTATGACGGTGTAGAGGCGCGTTCGCGTATCGACGACACCCGCCCCGACGTCGTCGTCCTCGACCGGGACCTGCCGGGGTTGCATGGTGATGAGGTGTGCAGGTGGGTCGTCGATACGCATCCCGCGACCCGGGTGATCATGCTGACCGCATCCGGGTCCCTGGACGACAGGCTGGAAGGCTTCGGGCTCGGCGCGGACGACTATCTGCCCAAGCCGTTCGAGGTCCCGGAGCTGATCGCGCGGGTTAATGCGTTGGCGAAGCGCAACGCCCCGGCGCGCGGCGAGGTGTATCGGTGCGGGGATGTGCGCCTAGACACCTTTCGGCGCGAGGTCACCCGTGGTGGCGAGACTGTGCCGCTGAGCCCGAAGGAGTTCGCGGTGCTCGAGGTGCTCATGGAGGCCGACGGCGGGGTGATCTCTGCCGAGGACCTGCTCGCGGAGGCGTGGGACGAAAACGCGGACCCGTTCACCAACTCCCCGCGCGTGACGGTGTCGCACCTGCGCAAGAAGCTAGGTGAGCCGCGCATCGTGCACACCGTGGCCGGCGCCGGCTACTACGTGGCGGAGGAGGAACGATGA
- a CDS encoding DUF418 domain-containing protein, giving the protein MQTRNVGIDAARAVALVAMMVAHLTVQDGITAQVLFGFPAALFAFIAGVSMGYMRAQPAEFIVRGILLIALHFALAPFSGSIVVVLGTIGVCMALLAWAPRWDTPLLLWLACALTFGSAVLAPSSWPYPPMMWATLMIAGILFKRYMPLWPGLVVGGALFALDVALRWTTPLPPLLDATGHTGGLIDVVGSVGASISICSLCCLAQRWLGWLAPLGRMPLTLYCIHVLTSEWLNVWVSVGGAIVIAYAWLAIFKRGPLETVIRRITAVVKENNREKVRS; this is encoded by the coding sequence ATGCAGACCCGAAACGTAGGAATCGACGCCGCCCGCGCGGTGGCACTCGTCGCCATGATGGTCGCGCACCTCACCGTCCAAGACGGCATCACCGCACAGGTGCTGTTCGGCTTCCCGGCCGCACTGTTCGCCTTCATCGCCGGTGTCTCAATGGGGTACATGCGCGCCCAGCCCGCCGAGTTCATCGTGCGCGGCATCCTTCTGATCGCCCTGCACTTCGCGCTCGCCCCATTTTCGGGGTCGATCGTGGTGGTGCTCGGCACCATCGGGGTCTGCATGGCGCTGCTCGCCTGGGCGCCACGCTGGGACACACCACTGTTGCTGTGGCTCGCGTGCGCCCTCACTTTTGGCTCGGCGGTGCTCGCGCCGTCGTCCTGGCCGTACCCGCCCATGATGTGGGCCACGCTCATGATCGCCGGCATCCTGTTCAAACGCTACATGCCGTTGTGGCCCGGCCTCGTGGTCGGCGGGGCGCTGTTCGCCCTGGATGTGGCGCTGCGCTGGACCACACCGTTGCCACCGCTTCTCGACGCCACCGGACACACCGGCGGGCTCATAGACGTTGTGGGCAGCGTGGGGGCGTCGATAAGCATCTGCTCCCTGTGCTGCCTGGCGCAACGGTGGCTCGGATGGCTCGCGCCGCTGGGGCGGATGCCGCTGACCCTGTACTGCATCCACGTGCTCACCTCCGAATGGCTCAATGTCTGGGTGAGCGTGGGCGGCGCCATCGTGATCGCTTACGCCTGGCTCGCGATATTTAAGCGCGGGCCGCTTGAAACTGTAATTCGCCGCATCACCGCGGTAGTGAAGGAGAACAATCGTGAAAAAGTACGTAGCTAG
- a CDS encoding trypsin-like serine protease, whose protein sequence is MKKYVASLAVAGALVAQPAWAMESTTFAGDADEAKPVVSVRVDDSDPDDGVCTGTAIDPHWVITARHCVEAAAKPGGSVRTGQGDDQRVYKVDRHEIAPRGDIALLHTEEEMQLDTFAEVADEIPAGAVNIYGWSSDGSGGSTKLPSAEAEVRGDSPLALFDAPTALEVALKNGARIQPGDSGGAIFADGKVAGVMSAGLFEDPENPTEEEMTSNAAVAVAPVAEQAEWIRSVVGGEAADSSATASPKSQAEPSASWRNVAIGLGVLALVVAGFLVLLRRRSN, encoded by the coding sequence GTGAAAAAGTACGTAGCTAGCCTCGCCGTCGCAGGCGCCCTCGTCGCCCAACCCGCATGGGCGATGGAAAGCACCACCTTCGCCGGTGATGCCGACGAGGCCAAGCCCGTGGTCTCCGTGCGTGTCGACGACTCCGACCCCGACGACGGCGTCTGCACCGGCACCGCCATCGACCCCCACTGGGTAATCACCGCCCGCCACTGCGTCGAGGCTGCCGCCAAGCCGGGCGGCTCGGTGCGCACCGGCCAGGGCGACGACCAGCGCGTCTACAAGGTCGACCGCCACGAGATTGCCCCGCGTGGCGACATCGCCCTGCTCCACACCGAAGAGGAAATGCAGCTAGACACGTTTGCAGAGGTTGCCGACGAGATCCCCGCTGGCGCAGTCAACATCTACGGCTGGTCCTCCGACGGCTCGGGCGGCTCCACCAAGCTGCCCTCCGCCGAGGCCGAGGTGCGTGGCGATTCCCCGCTCGCCCTTTTCGACGCCCCAACCGCCCTCGAGGTCGCCCTCAAGAACGGCGCCCGCATCCAGCCGGGCGACTCCGGCGGCGCCATCTTCGCCGACGGCAAGGTTGCTGGCGTCATGTCGGCCGGTCTGTTCGAGGATCCCGAGAACCCGACCGAGGAGGAAATGACCTCCAACGCCGCCGTCGCGGTGGCGCCGGTCGCTGAGCAGGCCGAGTGGATCCGCAGCGTTGTTGGTGGTGAGGCGGCAGATTCTTCCGCGACCGCCTCTCCGAAATCGCAGGCTGAGCCATCGGCGTCCTGGCGTAACGTTGCCATCGGCCTGGGCGTTTTGGCCCTCGTGGTTGCTGGCTTCCTGGTGCTGCTGCGTCGCCGTTCTAACTAA
- a CDS encoding DUF488 domain-containing protein has product MRIFTVGHSNLEFDQFTGMLEASGVRAIVDVRKLPGSRKYPWFNDDHLATHLPEHGIAYSRSEGLTGRRNVSKTIPFEVNGNWRNRSFHNYADHALGSEFVQALAELRDQAAETPTAIMCSEAVWWRCHRRIIADHLLAHGDDVQHIMGMTQHGPTLTPAKLNDGATVGDDKKVRYPAKETE; this is encoded by the coding sequence ATGCGTATTTTCACCGTCGGCCATTCCAACCTCGAGTTTGACCAGTTCACTGGCATGCTCGAGGCTTCCGGCGTGCGCGCCATTGTGGACGTGCGCAAACTCCCCGGCTCCAGGAAGTACCCCTGGTTCAACGACGACCACCTCGCCACACACCTACCCGAGCACGGCATCGCCTACTCCCGAAGCGAAGGCCTTACCGGGCGGCGCAACGTCTCCAAGACCATCCCCTTTGAGGTCAACGGAAACTGGCGCAACCGCAGCTTCCACAATTACGCGGACCACGCGCTTGGTAGCGAGTTCGTGCAAGCCCTCGCAGAACTCAGAGACCAGGCCGCGGAAACCCCAACGGCGATCATGTGCTCGGAAGCAGTGTGGTGGCGCTGCCATCGCCGCATCATCGCCGACCACCTCCTCGCCCACGGCGACGACGTGCAGCACATCATGGGCATGACCCAGCACGGCCCCACCCTGACCCCCGCAAAGCTCAACGACGGCGCCACCGTCGGCGACGACAAAAAGGTGCGCTACCCGGCGAAAGAAACCGAGTAG
- a CDS encoding HNH endonuclease signature motif containing protein — MTSTITQCVNEISAALRTLSSLFDDPSTLAFNDIRRDMERLEEQFKKKATIDAAFAFIAERDDAGRIVGANYPNAYLQQYLDLSKGEAYNRLERGRLLFGPPPEPAAPPVEEDQDDDLFGAADEDHQDQQEQEQQDRQKQQQDDARKNSSQVSAEKQDIIRRELDKLLKAAAGERTRIYADAMAEALLRSPEDLRQFVRRAVAEANRKHAPHSNPNAGYENRGLSFGRRKADGTVDIHITATAGAAALIKAHADRGLAPNSNLPAEFQDEKDTRSPGQRRFDQFFAIFQQYEQDCQKKNGGAASVVISMTLDDLADGDASMLYDTNTGIEVDCFDLIRLGMDGTTDFLLQVDGVTSVPLWMGRTTRLASVEQRIAMFAIQGVCSWLGCTTPMTECEAHHILAWIKGGNTDIENLTGLCREHHRCNNDNRDGSLNKGYMDYDPQTGKAGYRKHPFDPLKYNQSVPAKHSAVSRIYAAKGRCDCARTGTLDPAFYPPGPPPGSPPMPKGA; from the coding sequence ATGACCAGTACCATCACGCAATGCGTCAACGAGATTTCCGCTGCGCTTCGCACATTGAGCTCGCTTTTCGACGACCCCTCCACCCTCGCATTCAACGACATCCGCCGCGACATGGAACGCCTGGAAGAACAATTTAAAAAGAAGGCAACCATCGACGCCGCATTCGCTTTTATTGCCGAACGCGACGACGCCGGCCGCATCGTTGGCGCCAACTACCCCAACGCATACCTCCAGCAGTACCTCGACCTGTCGAAGGGCGAAGCCTACAACCGCCTCGAGCGCGGACGCCTGCTGTTCGGCCCACCGCCGGAACCTGCCGCTCCCCCGGTTGAGGAAGACCAGGATGACGACCTCTTTGGTGCCGCAGACGAGGACCACCAGGACCAACAGGAGCAGGAGCAGCAGGACCGTCAGAAGCAGCAGCAAGACGACGCCCGCAAGAACTCCTCCCAAGTCAGCGCCGAAAAGCAAGACATCATCCGGCGCGAACTGGACAAGCTGCTCAAGGCCGCCGCCGGTGAGCGCACCCGCATCTACGCCGACGCCATGGCCGAAGCGCTCCTGCGCAGCCCGGAAGACCTCCGCCAGTTCGTCCGCCGCGCCGTGGCTGAAGCGAACCGGAAGCACGCTCCCCACTCCAATCCGAATGCGGGGTATGAGAACCGTGGTTTGTCGTTTGGTCGTCGTAAAGCAGATGGCACCGTTGATATCCACATCACCGCCACGGCCGGCGCCGCCGCGTTGATCAAGGCGCACGCTGATAGAGGCCTCGCACCGAACTCGAACCTGCCTGCAGAATTCCAGGACGAGAAGGACACCCGATCGCCTGGGCAGCGACGCTTCGACCAGTTCTTCGCCATCTTCCAGCAGTACGAACAGGACTGCCAGAAGAAAAACGGTGGGGCGGCTTCGGTAGTGATCTCGATGACGCTCGACGACCTTGCCGACGGCGACGCCTCCATGCTCTACGACACCAACACCGGCATCGAAGTCGACTGCTTCGACCTCATCCGCCTCGGCATGGACGGAACCACCGACTTCCTCCTCCAAGTCGACGGCGTCACCTCAGTGCCACTGTGGATGGGCCGGACCACACGACTCGCCTCAGTCGAACAGCGCATCGCAATGTTCGCCATCCAAGGCGTGTGCTCCTGGCTGGGCTGCACCACCCCAATGACGGAGTGCGAAGCCCACCACATCCTTGCCTGGATCAAGGGCGGCAACACGGACATCGAAAACCTCACCGGACTGTGCCGCGAACACCACAGGTGCAACAACGACAACAGAGACGGCTCCTTGAACAAGGGGTACATGGATTACGACCCCCAAACAGGCAAAGCCGGGTACCGAAAACACCCCTTTGACCCGCTGAAATACAACCAATCAGTACCCGCGAAACACTCCGCAGTCAGCAGAATTTACGCAGCCAAAGGAAGATGCGACTGCGCCCGGACCGGGACACTCGACCCTGCCTTTTACCCACCGGGTCCCCCACCTGGTAGCCCACCGATGCCCAAAGGTGCCTAA
- a CDS encoding DUF1707 SHOCT-like domain-containing protein: MDEIRVGDAERSEALDRLGTLFADGYLEVSEFDERTAQAAVARTRGELATLFDDLPDQPAAPAKPSVSEIELEQKLAAKKKMDAAMVATGVLGALTYFILQLGFDLDYAWAVWPITGVLMITWFPVFNISEEEDEVLEELLQKDKKERAKRLKLAYERRKELGK, encoded by the coding sequence ATGGACGAGATTCGCGTAGGCGACGCTGAGCGCTCGGAAGCACTCGACCGCCTAGGCACGCTGTTTGCGGACGGCTACCTGGAGGTCAGCGAGTTCGATGAACGCACAGCTCAAGCCGCAGTCGCCCGCACACGCGGCGAGCTTGCAACGCTTTTCGACGACCTCCCCGACCAACCCGCAGCCCCCGCAAAGCCGTCCGTTTCTGAGATCGAACTGGAGCAAAAACTCGCGGCGAAAAAGAAGATGGATGCCGCCATGGTCGCAACCGGTGTCCTCGGCGCCCTCACATACTTCATCCTCCAACTCGGCTTCGACCTGGATTACGCCTGGGCGGTCTGGCCAATAACGGGCGTTCTGATGATCACCTGGTTCCCCGTATTCAACATCTCCGAAGAGGAAGATGAAGTCCTCGAAGAGCTGCTACAAAAGGACAAGAAGGAACGCGCGAAGCGCCTCAAGCTCGCGTACGAGCGCCGCAAAGAACTTGGGAAATAG
- a CDS encoding MerR family transcriptional regulator — translation MTEDNEYTIGEAAQALGVSAKALRHWETLGLIEPERTWADHRIYTEADLERGAAIALYRGVGVPLAEIASLLDASPHTLASALKHHKRALASRRDALEEQLASVEQLINESTQGAINMDAMKKYLGENMPAYQEEAQQRWGETPEWAQSQEKLAQMGDGDFKRLQEEQDALAKDLVVARDAGVAPGSEEAEALVERHRASIGQWYDVTPARQLILARMYVGDDRFHAAYDGAQDYLLELITAHAKNAGVDVDNPQWG, via the coding sequence ATGACAGAGGATAACGAGTACACGATCGGCGAAGCAGCACAGGCACTTGGCGTATCTGCGAAAGCCCTACGCCACTGGGAAACCCTCGGGCTCATCGAACCGGAGCGCACGTGGGCGGACCACCGCATCTACACCGAGGCGGACCTCGAGCGAGGTGCAGCTATCGCACTCTACCGCGGCGTGGGCGTGCCACTCGCGGAGATCGCATCGCTTCTCGACGCCTCCCCGCACACCCTCGCAAGCGCCCTCAAACACCACAAGCGGGCACTTGCTTCTCGACGAGACGCCCTCGAGGAACAACTCGCCTCTGTCGAACAACTCATCAACGAATCAACACAAGGAGCGATCAACATGGACGCAATGAAGAAGTACCTCGGCGAGAACATGCCCGCCTACCAGGAGGAAGCACAGCAGCGCTGGGGCGAAACGCCGGAGTGGGCACAGTCCCAGGAGAAGCTGGCGCAGATGGGTGACGGCGACTTCAAGCGCCTCCAGGAAGAGCAGGACGCGCTGGCTAAGGACCTAGTCGTGGCCCGCGATGCCGGTGTCGCGCCGGGCTCCGAGGAAGCCGAAGCGCTGGTGGAGCGTCACCGCGCGAGCATCGGTCAGTGGTACGACGTCACCCCGGCGCGCCAGCTCATCCTGGCCCGCATGTACGTTGGCGACGACCGCTTCCACGCCGCCTACGACGGAGCGCAGGATTACCTGCTCGAACTGATCACCGCGCACGCGAAGAACGCAGGCGTGGATGTGGACAACCCACAGTGGGGCTAG